In Anomalospiza imberbis isolate Cuckoo-Finch-1a 21T00152 chromosome 10, ASM3175350v1, whole genome shotgun sequence, the following proteins share a genomic window:
- the LOC137479994 gene encoding LOW QUALITY PROTEIN: phospholipid scramblase 1-like (The sequence of the model RefSeq protein was modified relative to this genomic sequence to represent the inferred CDS: inserted 2 bases in 1 codon): protein MTMQGPQPATAPGMPYGSPQQVPGTYQGNYGFQAQSMGLPGGFVPPPVQNQPTMDGTVWMPIPPSIPNCPPGLEYLTQIDQILIHQQLELLEIVTGFEENNKYELKNALGQRVYFAAEDTDCLTRNCCGPSRPFTIKIIDNLGREVITLHRPLRCSSCCCPCCLQELEVQAPPGTTVGYVVQNWHVCLPKFTIQDEKRRDILKITGPCVVCRCCEDIHFEVKSLDETCPVGKISKQWTGLVRELFTDTDNFGISFPMDLDVKMKAVMIGACFLIDFMFFEHTNXKHQRAGVW from the exons ATGACAATGCAAG GACCTCAACCTGCCACAGCACCTGGAATGCCCTATGGCTCCCCTCAGCAGGTCCCTGGGACTTATCAAG GGAACTACGGATTCCAGGCACAGTCCATGGGGCTCCCAGGTGGATTTGTCCCTCCACCTGTGCAGAACCAGCCCACCATGGATGGGACAGTCTGGATGCCTATCCCTCCTTCTATTCCCAACTGCCCTCCTGGACTGGAGTACCTCACACAG ATTGACCAGATATTAATTCATCAGCAACTTGAACTTCTTGAGA ttGTGACTGGCtttgaagaaaacaacaaaTACGAACTGAAGAACGCGCTGGGACAAAGGGTGTACTTTGCAGCAGAGGACACTGACTGCCTGACCAGGAACTGCTGTGGGCCATCACGGCCCTTCACCATAAAGATTATTGACAACCTGGGCCGTGAGGTGATAACGCTGCACAGACCTCTCCGATgtagctcctgctgctgcccctgctgtTTGCAGGAG CTGGAAGTCCAGGCGCCTCCAGGAACAACAGTTGGTTATGTTGTCCAGAACTGGCATGTCTGCCTGCCAAAGTTTACCATTCAAGATGAGAAAAGAAGGGATATTCTGAAAATTACTGGCCCATGTGTTGTGTGTCGGTGTTGTGAGGACATTCATTTTGAG GTGAAGTCTCTGGATGAGACTTGTCCTGTTGGGAAGATTTCTAAGCAGTGGACTGGTCTTGTGCGGGAATTGTTTACAGATACAGATAACTTTGGAATCTCATTCCCAATGGACCTTGATGTGAAAATGAAAGCTGTCATGATTGGTGCTTGCTTCCTTATC GACTTCATGTTTTTTGAGCATACTAA TAAGCATCAACGAGCAGGAGTTTGGTAA